The proteins below come from a single Serratia fonticola genomic window:
- the thiB gene encoding thiamine ABC transporter substrate binding subunit: protein MVKKYLPCLLLLAAMPVLAKPTLTVYTYDSFAADWGPGPVIKKAFEAECDCELKFVALEDGVSLLNRLRMEGKNSAADVVLGLDNNLLQAAQQTDLFSASQVDTSKLTVPGGWHNQTFVPYDYGYFAFVYNKDKLKNPPTSLKELVSSDRPLKIIYQDPRTSTPGLGLLLWMQKVYGDEAPLAWQQLAKKTVTVTKGWSEAYGLFLKGEGDMVLSYTTSPAYHLIEEKKDLYAAANFSEGHYLQIEVAGKLKASKQPELAERFMQFMVSPAFQNTIPTGNWMYPVIKTELPAGFEQMTVPQTALQFSAEEVAQQRGNWIRAWQTAVSH, encoded by the coding sequence GTGGTCAAAAAATACCTGCCCTGTTTATTACTGCTAGCGGCGATGCCCGTCCTGGCCAAGCCAACGCTGACGGTCTACACCTACGACTCTTTCGCTGCCGACTGGGGCCCAGGCCCGGTGATAAAAAAAGCCTTTGAGGCCGAATGTGACTGCGAATTGAAATTCGTGGCGCTGGAAGACGGCGTGTCGTTACTCAATCGCCTGAGAATGGAAGGCAAGAACAGCGCCGCCGACGTGGTTTTGGGCCTGGACAACAACCTGCTGCAAGCCGCGCAGCAAACCGATCTGTTCTCCGCCAGCCAAGTCGATACTAGCAAGCTCACGGTTCCCGGTGGTTGGCACAACCAGACTTTCGTTCCCTACGACTATGGCTACTTTGCTTTCGTCTACAACAAAGACAAGCTGAAGAACCCGCCGACCAGCCTGAAAGAGTTGGTGAGCAGCGATCGCCCCCTGAAGATCATCTATCAGGATCCACGCACCAGCACTCCTGGCCTTGGCCTGCTGCTCTGGATGCAGAAAGTGTATGGCGACGAGGCACCGCTTGCCTGGCAACAGTTGGCGAAGAAAACCGTCACCGTGACCAAAGGTTGGAGTGAAGCCTACGGCCTGTTCCTGAAAGGGGAAGGCGACATGGTACTGAGCTACACCACCTCCCCCGCCTACCATCTGATCGAAGAGAAAAAAGACCTCTATGCGGCGGCCAACTTCAGTGAAGGCCACTACCTGCAAATCGAAGTCGCTGGCAAGCTAAAGGCCAGCAAACAGCCAGAACTGGCCGAACGCTTCATGCAGTTTATGGTCTCCCCGGCCTTCCAGAACACCATTCCCACTGGCAACTGGATGTACCCGGTGATCAAGACGGAACTGCCCGCCGGTTTCGAACAGATGACCGTGCCGCAAACGGCATTGCAATTCAGCGCCGAGGAAGTGGCACAACAGCGTGGTAACTGGATCCGAGCATGGCAAACCGCCGTCAGCCACTGA
- the sgrR gene encoding HTH-type transcriptional regulator SgrR has translation MSTSRLQQQFIRLWQRCHGRTTETTLQELAEVLSCSRRHVRSLLGAMQHEGWLTWQAESGRGKRSQLSFHYTGLALQQQRAEELLEQDRIDQLVQLVGDKDVVRQMLLSQLGRSFRQGKHILRVLYYRQLYNLLPGSALRRSETHLARQIFNGLTRVNEENGELDPDLSHHWQTITPLHWRFYLRPAIHFHHGRELEMEDVIHSLNRLIPQPLFSHIDRIDSPTPYVIDVHLHTPDYWLPWLLSSVHAMILPREWQSLPDFARHPIGTGPYRVIHNNQSQMKIHAFDDYFGYRALIDEVNIWVLPEITEELAHSGVQLQGDDTGRNELESRLEEGCYFLLFDQRSALAADPEIRSWLSELINPIALLSHAGPLYQRYWAPAYGILPRWLHNRVLGQQPKPAGLTELTLTFYSEHSEFHAIKQAIASLLAEQGIKLNVQVVDYEAWHKGKAQSDLWLGSANFTLPLEFSLFATLYELPLIQHCLTEDIAQDAAQWRENSLSMAEFCQRLVSSHQLHPLFHHWLQLHGQRSMRGVRMNTLGWFDFKSAWFAPPEA, from the coding sequence ATGTCCACCTCACGCCTGCAACAACAGTTCATCCGCCTGTGGCAACGCTGCCATGGCCGAACCACCGAAACCACGCTGCAAGAGTTGGCGGAGGTGCTCAGTTGTTCCCGCCGCCACGTTCGTTCGCTACTGGGAGCCATGCAGCACGAGGGCTGGCTGACCTGGCAGGCCGAATCCGGCCGGGGTAAGCGTTCGCAGCTCAGCTTTCATTACACCGGATTGGCACTGCAACAACAACGCGCCGAGGAACTGCTGGAACAGGATCGCATCGACCAACTGGTCCAACTGGTGGGCGATAAAGACGTGGTGCGCCAAATGCTGCTTTCCCAGCTGGGGCGTAGCTTCCGCCAGGGGAAACATATCCTGCGCGTGCTTTACTATCGTCAGCTTTACAACCTGTTGCCCGGCTCGGCACTGCGCCGTTCAGAAACCCACCTGGCAAGACAGATTTTCAACGGCCTGACGCGGGTAAACGAGGAAAACGGGGAACTGGATCCGGATCTTTCGCATCATTGGCAAACGATCACCCCTTTGCACTGGCGCTTTTATCTACGTCCGGCGATCCATTTTCACCATGGCCGTGAGCTGGAAATGGAAGATGTGATCCATTCGCTCAATCGCCTGATCCCACAACCGCTATTTTCACATATCGACAGGATCGACTCGCCTACGCCCTATGTCATCGATGTGCATCTGCACACGCCGGACTACTGGCTGCCCTGGCTGCTGAGTAGCGTACATGCCATGATCCTGCCGCGCGAATGGCAGAGTTTGCCGGACTTTGCTCGCCATCCGATCGGCACCGGCCCCTATCGCGTGATACACAACAACCAAAGCCAGATGAAAATCCATGCCTTTGACGACTACTTTGGCTATCGTGCCCTGATCGATGAGGTCAACATCTGGGTATTACCGGAAATCACCGAAGAGCTGGCGCACTCCGGCGTCCAGCTGCAGGGGGATGATACCGGTAGGAACGAGCTGGAAAGCCGCCTGGAAGAAGGCTGTTATTTTCTGCTATTCGACCAGCGTTCGGCACTGGCGGCCGATCCGGAAATCCGCAGTTGGCTAAGCGAACTGATCAACCCGATCGCGCTGCTGAGCCACGCCGGGCCGCTCTACCAGCGTTACTGGGCTCCGGCCTATGGCATTCTCCCGCGCTGGTTGCATAACCGCGTATTGGGGCAGCAGCCCAAGCCTGCAGGCTTAACAGAATTGACTCTGACCTTCTACAGCGAACACTCCGAGTTCCATGCGATCAAGCAGGCTATCGCCTCTCTACTGGCCGAGCAGGGCATCAAACTCAATGTGCAGGTTGTGGATTATGAAGCCTGGCATAAGGGCAAAGCACAAAGCGATCTGTGGTTAGGCAGCGCCAACTTCACCCTGCCGCTGGAGTTTTCTCTGTTTGCCACGTTGTATGAACTACCGTTGATCCAACACTGTCTGACGGAGGATATCGCGCAGGATGCCGCTCAGTGGCGGGAAAATAGCCTGTCCATGGCCGAGTTTTGCCAGCGCCTGGTCAGCAGCCATCAGTTGCATCCGTTATTCCACCACTGGCTGCAACTGCATGGTCAACGCAGCATGCGTGGGGTTCGGATGAATACTCTCGGCTGGTTCGATTTTAAATCTGCCTGGTTTGCGCCGCCGGAAGCATAA
- the sgrT gene encoding glucose uptake inhibitor SgrT — MTVLLTKQFYQRYFTAIRRQQADWLRVVPEQARLEMLAHLTQWDIATLSDKQYRERI, encoded by the coding sequence ATGACGGTTCTGTTAACTAAACAGTTTTATCAGCGTTATTTCACCGCGATCCGCCGCCAGCAGGCAGATTGGCTGCGGGTGGTACCTGAACAGGCGCGGCTGGAGATGCTGGCCCACTTGACCCAGTGGGACATCGCCACGCTGAGCGACAAGCAATACCGTGAGCGTATCTGA
- a CDS encoding sugar efflux transporter, whose protein sequence is MSFRRWLPRRFNPVFAAFLLIAFLTGIAGALQAPTLSLFLTTEVKVRPLWVGMFYTVNAIAGIAVSFLLAKRSDTRGDRRKLILVCCAMAVGNSLLFAFNRDYLTLITAGVLLAAIANTAMPQIFALAREYADSSAREVVMFSSVMRAQLSLAWVIGPPLSFMLALNYGFTVMFIIAAGIFVVSVLLVWLILPSVPRANVEISVDSPPIAPISAWRDPDVRLLFVASMLMWTCNTMYIIDMPLYITADLGLPERLAGWLMGTAAGLEIPAMLLAGYYVKRFGKRNMMLFAVAAGVLFYAGLVLFKFQSALMVLQLFNAVFIGIVAGIGMLYFQDLMPGRPGAATTMFTNSISTGVILAGVLQGALVENFGHYAVYYLITLLAILALWMCAKVREV, encoded by the coding sequence ATGAGTTTCAGACGCTGGTTGCCGCGCCGTTTTAATCCCGTTTTTGCCGCCTTCCTGCTGATAGCCTTCCTGACCGGCATTGCCGGAGCACTGCAAGCTCCCACGCTGAGCCTGTTTTTGACCACCGAGGTAAAGGTGCGCCCGCTATGGGTGGGTATGTTCTATACCGTGAATGCCATCGCCGGGATTGCCGTCAGCTTCCTGTTGGCCAAGCGCTCGGATACCCGTGGGGATCGGCGCAAGCTGATCCTGGTGTGCTGTGCCATGGCGGTGGGCAATAGCCTGTTGTTTGCGTTCAACCGTGATTATCTGACCTTGATCACTGCTGGTGTATTGCTGGCCGCGATTGCCAATACCGCCATGCCGCAGATTTTTGCCCTGGCGCGTGAGTATGCGGACAGCTCGGCACGTGAAGTAGTGATGTTCAGTTCGGTGATGCGCGCTCAGCTTTCACTGGCCTGGGTGATCGGCCCGCCGCTGTCGTTTATGCTGGCACTGAACTACGGCTTTACCGTGATGTTTATAATTGCGGCGGGGATTTTTGTCGTCAGCGTGCTGCTGGTGTGGCTGATATTGCCTTCGGTGCCCCGTGCCAACGTTGAGATCAGCGTAGATTCTCCGCCTATCGCGCCAATCAGCGCCTGGCGCGATCCCGATGTGCGCCTGCTGTTTGTGGCTTCGATGCTGATGTGGACCTGCAACACCATGTATATCATCGATATGCCACTGTATATCACTGCCGACCTGGGCTTGCCAGAACGGCTGGCAGGTTGGCTGATGGGGACCGCCGCCGGGCTGGAAATTCCGGCTATGCTGCTGGCGGGTTATTACGTCAAACGCTTTGGCAAACGCAATATGATGCTGTTTGCGGTGGCGGCAGGCGTACTGTTTTATGCCGGGTTGGTGCTGTTCAAGTTCCAGTCGGCCCTGATGGTATTGCAGTTGTTCAATGCGGTGTTTATTGGCATCGTTGCCGGGATCGGCATGTTGTATTTTCAGGATCTGATGCCGGGGCGGCCCGGTGCCGCGACCACTATGTTTACCAACAGCATTTCGACCGGAGTGATCCTGGCCGGTGTACTGCAAGGCGCGCTGGTGGAAAACTTTGGGCACTATGCGGTTTACTACCTGATTACCCTGCTTGCCATCCTGGCGCTGTGGATGTGTGCCAAAGTTCGCGAAGTGTGA
- a CDS encoding DASS family sodium-coupled anion symporter: protein MDKLTPLKPVPSLCAVIVALLIWFVIPVPEGVAPNAWHLLALFIGTIIAIIGKAMPIGAVSIIAIALVAVTGVTNPGKPGAALDDALSGFSNQLIWLIGFSIMISLSLNKTGLGSRIGYYFISLFGKKTLGIAYALTLAETVLAPVTPSNTARGGGIIHPIMKSIADSFGSKPELNTSGKIGRYLSLVNYNINPITSAMFITATAPNPLIVNLIAKGAGSEFELTWGMWAVAALVPAICSLIVMPLVVYLLYPPEIKSTPDAPLFAKDKLQTLGRITLPEKITLGVFALLLVLWAGVPAMIFGPALAVNPTTAAVIGLAILLATGVLSWDDVLKHKGAWDTVVWFAALVMMATFLGKLGLIAWLSQTVGSGIDHMGMSWVGGTILLTLVYLYSHYFFASTTAHVTAMFAAFFAAGIALGAPPALLGLILAFSSSLMMSLTHYATGTAPIIFGSGYATLGEWWKTGFIMSVVNLLIWALIGGVWWKWLGYW, encoded by the coding sequence ATGGATAAACTAACGCCGCTCAAACCTGTTCCCTCCCTCTGTGCCGTTATCGTCGCTCTGCTGATCTGGTTTGTGATCCCTGTTCCCGAAGGGGTGGCACCGAATGCCTGGCATTTGCTGGCGCTGTTTATTGGGACCATCATTGCCATTATCGGCAAGGCGATGCCGATCGGCGCCGTATCCATCATTGCCATTGCGCTGGTGGCCGTGACCGGAGTGACCAACCCTGGCAAGCCGGGGGCCGCGCTGGACGATGCACTGAGTGGGTTCTCCAATCAACTCATCTGGTTGATCGGTTTCTCGATCATGATCTCCCTGAGCCTGAATAAAACCGGCCTGGGATCGCGCATTGGCTACTACTTTATCTCGCTGTTTGGCAAAAAAACGCTGGGGATCGCCTATGCGTTAACCCTGGCGGAAACCGTGCTGGCCCCGGTGACGCCGAGTAATACCGCCCGTGGCGGCGGGATCATTCACCCGATAATGAAATCGATAGCGGACAGCTTTGGCTCCAAGCCCGAGCTGAATACCTCCGGCAAGATTGGCCGCTATCTCTCGCTGGTGAACTACAACATCAACCCGATCACCTCGGCGATGTTTATCACCGCAACTGCGCCTAACCCGCTGATTGTCAATCTGATCGCCAAAGGGGCCGGTTCCGAGTTCGAACTCACCTGGGGCATGTGGGCGGTAGCGGCGCTGGTACCGGCAATCTGTTCGTTGATCGTCATGCCGCTGGTGGTTTATCTGCTGTATCCACCGGAAATCAAAAGCACCCCAGATGCGCCACTGTTTGCGAAAGATAAACTGCAAACTCTGGGGCGGATAACCCTGCCAGAGAAAATCACGCTGGGCGTGTTTGCCCTGTTGCTGGTGCTGTGGGCCGGGGTTCCGGCGATGATTTTTGGCCCCGCACTGGCGGTTAACCCAACGACGGCTGCGGTGATTGGTTTGGCGATCCTGCTGGCAACCGGCGTACTGAGCTGGGACGACGTGCTGAAGCACAAAGGGGCCTGGGATACCGTGGTCTGGTTTGCCGCCTTGGTGATGATGGCGACCTTCCTCGGCAAACTGGGCCTGATTGCCTGGCTGTCACAAACGGTAGGTTCGGGTATCGATCATATGGGGATGAGCTGGGTCGGGGGGACCATTCTGCTAACGCTCGTCTATCTCTATTCGCATTACTTCTTCGCCAGTACCACCGCGCACGTGACCGCCATGTTCGCCGCGTTCTTTGCCGCAGGTATTGCCCTTGGTGCGCCTCCGGCTCTGCTTGGCCTGATCCTGGCCTTCTCGTCTTCACTGATGATGTCGTTAACCCATTATGCCACCGGTACCGCGCCGATCATCTTTGGATCGGGCTATGCCACCCTGGGGGAATGGTGGAAAACCGGCTTTATCATGAGTGTAGTCAACCTGCTGATCTGGGCACTGATCGGGGGAGTATGGTGGAAGTGGCTGGGTTATTGGTGA
- the leuD gene encoding 3-isopropylmalate dehydratase small subunit produces MAKFTQHTGLVVPLDAANVDTDAIIPKQFLQKVTRTGFGQHLFNDWRFLDDAGQQPNPEFVLNLPRYKGASILLARENFGCGSSREHAPWALTDYGFKVVIAPSFADIFYGNSFNNQLLPVTLSEQDVDTLFKLVAEHEGTEFVVDLENQTVNAGGKSYPFEIDSFRRHCMINGLDSIGLTLQHEAEISRYEAQQPAFLN; encoded by the coding sequence GTGGCTAAATTTACTCAACATACCGGCTTAGTGGTGCCTCTGGACGCGGCCAACGTCGATACCGACGCCATTATCCCTAAGCAGTTTCTGCAGAAAGTCACCCGCACCGGTTTCGGCCAGCACCTGTTCAACGACTGGCGCTTCCTGGACGATGCGGGTCAGCAGCCAAATCCTGAGTTTGTGCTGAACCTTCCGCGCTATAAAGGGGCCAGCATCCTGTTAGCCCGGGAAAACTTTGGCTGTGGCTCATCCCGTGAGCACGCACCATGGGCACTGACCGATTACGGCTTCAAGGTGGTGATTGCACCAAGCTTTGCGGATATCTTTTACGGCAACTCGTTCAACAACCAGCTGCTGCCGGTCACGCTGAGCGAGCAGGATGTGGATACGCTGTTTAAGTTAGTGGCAGAGCACGAAGGCACGGAGTTTGTGGTCGATCTGGAAAACCAGACGGTGAATGCCGGGGGCAAAAGCTACCCGTTTGAGATCGACAGCTTCCGCCGCCACTGCATGATTAACGGTTTGGACAGCATTGGCCTGACGTTGCAGCACGAAGCGGAAATTTCCCGCTACGAGGCGCAGCAACCGGCGTTTCTGAACTGA
- the leuC gene encoding 3-isopropylmalate dehydratase large subunit yields MAKTLYQKLYDAHVVHEAPNETPLLYIDRHLVHEVTSPQAFDGLRAMGRKVRQPGKTFATMDHNVSTQTKDINASGEMARIQMQELIKNCAEFGVSLYDLNHPFQGIVHVIGPEQGMTLPGMTIVCGDSHTATHGAFGSLAFGIGTSEVEHVLATQTLKQGRAKTMKIEVTGDAAEGITAKDIVLAVIGKSGSAGGTGHVVEFCGKAIEALSMEGRMTLCNMAIEMGAKAGLVAPDDTTFNYLKGRQFAPTGENWEQAVAYWRTMKSDAEAKFDTTITLRAEDIAPQVTWGTNPGQVIAVDQAIPTPDSFSDPVERASAEKALAYMDLKPGIKLTDVAIDKVFIGSCTNSRIEDLRAAAAIAKGRKVAAGVQAIVVPGSGPVKAQAEEEGLDKIFIEAGFEWRLPGCSMCLAMNNDRLNPGERCASTSNRNFEGRQGRGGRTHLVSPAMAAAAAVTGHFADIRELH; encoded by the coding sequence ATGGCCAAGACCTTATATCAGAAATTATACGATGCCCACGTAGTGCATGAAGCGCCAAACGAGACGCCGCTGCTGTACATCGATCGTCATCTGGTGCATGAAGTGACCTCCCCACAGGCCTTCGACGGCCTGCGTGCCATGGGGCGCAAAGTGCGTCAACCGGGCAAGACCTTTGCCACCATGGATCACAACGTTTCGACCCAGACCAAAGACATCAACGCCAGCGGCGAGATGGCCCGCATTCAGATGCAGGAGCTGATCAAGAACTGCGCAGAGTTCGGCGTCTCACTGTATGACCTGAACCACCCCTTCCAGGGCATTGTGCACGTTATCGGCCCTGAGCAAGGCATGACGCTGCCGGGCATGACCATCGTCTGTGGCGACTCCCATACCGCCACGCACGGTGCCTTTGGCTCGCTGGCGTTCGGTATCGGTACTTCGGAAGTGGAACACGTGCTGGCAACCCAAACCCTGAAGCAGGGCCGCGCCAAGACGATGAAGATTGAAGTCACCGGCGATGCCGCAGAAGGTATCACCGCCAAAGATATCGTGCTGGCCGTGATCGGCAAAAGCGGCAGCGCTGGCGGTACTGGCCACGTCGTTGAATTCTGTGGCAAAGCTATCGAAGCGTTGAGCATGGAAGGCCGCATGACGCTGTGCAACATGGCGATTGAGATGGGTGCCAAAGCGGGCCTGGTTGCGCCAGACGACACCACCTTCAATTACCTGAAAGGCCGCCAGTTCGCTCCTACCGGGGAAAACTGGGAGCAGGCCGTGGCCTACTGGCGCACCATGAAGTCCGACGCCGAAGCCAAATTTGATACCACCATCACCCTGCGGGCGGAAGATATCGCACCACAGGTGACCTGGGGCACCAACCCTGGGCAGGTTATCGCGGTCGATCAGGCGATCCCAACCCCTGATTCCTTTAGCGATCCGGTGGAACGTGCCTCGGCTGAAAAAGCGTTGGCCTATATGGATCTGAAACCCGGCATCAAACTGACTGACGTCGCAATCGACAAAGTGTTTATCGGCTCTTGCACCAATTCACGCATCGAAGATCTGCGCGCAGCCGCCGCCATTGCCAAAGGCCGTAAAGTGGCCGCAGGCGTGCAGGCGATTGTGGTGCCTGGCTCCGGCCCGGTGAAAGCGCAGGCGGAAGAGGAAGGTCTGGACAAGATCTTTATCGAAGCCGGTTTCGAATGGCGTCTGCCAGGCTGCTCCATGTGCCTGGCAATGAACAACGACCGTCTGAACCCTGGCGAACGCTGTGCCTCAACCAGCAACCGTAACTTCGAAGGGCGTCAGGGCCGGGGTGGGCGTACCCATCTGGTCAGCCCGGCGATGGCCGCCGCTGCTGCCGTTACCGGCCATTTTGCCGACATCCGTGAATTGCACTAA
- the leuB gene encoding 3-isopropylmalate dehydrogenase, which produces MTKTYHIAVLPGDGIGPEVMAQAHKVLDAVRQRFGIRITTSEYDVGGIAIDRHSTPLPAATVAGCEQADAILFGSVGGPKWEHLPPAEQPERGALLPLRKHFKLFSNLRPARLYQGLEDFCPLRADIAARGFDILCVRELTGGIYFGQPKGREGQGMHERAFDTEVYHRFEIERIARIAFESARKRRNIVTSIDKANVLQSSILWREVVTQVAKDYPDVSLSHMYIDNATMQLIKDPSQFDVLLCSNLFGDILSDECAMITGSMGMLPSASLNEQGFGLYEPAGGSAPDIAGKNIANPIAQILSATLLLRYSLGADEAADAIERAINQALEQGYRTADLAGAGKAIGTNEMGDIIARFVAEGA; this is translated from the coding sequence ATGACTAAGACTTACCACATTGCCGTCTTGCCCGGAGACGGGATCGGCCCGGAAGTAATGGCTCAGGCCCATAAAGTGTTAGATGCAGTGCGCCAACGCTTTGGTATCCGCATCACTACCAGTGAATATGACGTCGGTGGCATTGCCATCGATCGCCACAGCACCCCATTACCCGCAGCGACCGTTGCCGGCTGCGAGCAGGCCGATGCCATCCTGTTCGGCTCGGTGGGCGGCCCCAAATGGGAGCACCTGCCACCGGCAGAGCAGCCGGAGCGTGGTGCGCTGCTGCCGCTGCGTAAGCACTTCAAACTGTTCAGCAACCTGCGCCCTGCCCGCCTGTACCAAGGGCTGGAAGATTTTTGCCCACTGCGTGCCGATATTGCCGCACGTGGCTTCGACATTCTGTGCGTACGTGAGTTAACCGGCGGTATTTACTTCGGCCAACCCAAAGGCCGTGAAGGCCAGGGCATGCATGAGCGCGCCTTTGATACCGAGGTCTACCACCGCTTTGAGATCGAACGCATCGCCCGTATCGCCTTCGAGTCCGCCCGCAAACGCCGCAATATCGTCACCTCGATTGATAAAGCCAACGTGTTGCAAAGCTCCATCCTGTGGCGTGAAGTCGTGACTCAGGTCGCCAAGGACTATCCGGACGTGTCGCTGTCGCATATGTATATCGACAACGCCACCATGCAGTTAATCAAAGACCCGTCCCAGTTCGACGTGTTGCTGTGCTCCAACCTGTTCGGCGACATCCTGTCGGACGAATGCGCCATGATCACCGGCTCGATGGGCATGCTGCCTTCTGCCAGCCTGAACGAACAAGGCTTTGGCCTGTACGAACCCGCCGGTGGTTCAGCACCTGACATCGCGGGCAAAAACATTGCCAACCCGATCGCGCAAATTCTGTCTGCCACCCTGCTGCTGCGTTACAGCCTGGGCGCCGATGAAGCCGCAGATGCGATCGAGCGCGCCATTAATCAGGCGTTGGAGCAGGGCTACCGTACCGCCGATCTGGCAGGTGCCGGCAAAGCTATCGGCACCAATGAAATGGGCGATATCATTGCCCGTTTCGTGGCTGAGGGGGCGTAA
- the leuA gene encoding 2-isopropylmalate synthase, whose protein sequence is MSQQVIIFDTTLRDGEQALQASLSVKEKIQIAMALERMGVDVMEVGFPVSSPGDFESVQTIARQIKNSRVCGLARCVDNDIDVAAEALRVAEAFRIHVFLATSTLHIESKLKRSFDQVLEMAVRSVKRARNYTDDVEFSCEDAGRTPIDNLCRVVEAAINAGATTINIPDTVGYTTPNQFGGIITTLYDRVPNIDKAIISVHCHDDLGMAVGNSIAAVQAGARQVEGTLNGIGERAGNCSLEEVIMAIKVRQDFMQVHTNINHQEIYRTSQLVSQLCNMPIPANKAIVGSNAFAHSSGIHQDGVLKNRENYEIMTPQTIGLKDVQLNLTSRSGRAAVKHRMEEMGYKEQDYNLDVLYAAFLKLADKKGQVFDYDLEALAFINKQQEEPEHFSLEYFSVQSGSSIMATASVKLKCGDEEKSEAATGNGPVDAVYQAINRITDYPIELVKYQLTAKGQGRDALGQVDIVVSYNGRRFHGVGLATDIVESSAKAMIHVLNNIWRSQQVEKEKQRLQQTKHQNNQETV, encoded by the coding sequence ATGAGCCAACAAGTCATTATTTTCGATACCACATTGCGTGATGGTGAACAGGCGCTGCAGGCGAGCCTGAGCGTTAAAGAAAAAATCCAGATCGCCATGGCGCTGGAAAGAATGGGTGTCGATGTAATGGAAGTCGGCTTCCCAGTCTCCTCCCCTGGGGACTTTGAGTCGGTACAGACCATTGCCCGCCAGATCAAAAACAGCCGCGTTTGTGGTCTGGCACGCTGTGTTGATAACGACATTGACGTCGCTGCCGAAGCATTACGCGTGGCCGAGGCCTTCCGTATTCACGTCTTCCTGGCCACCTCCACCCTGCATATCGAATCCAAATTGAAACGCTCTTTCGATCAGGTGCTGGAAATGGCAGTGCGCTCCGTGAAACGCGCCCGTAACTATACCGATGACGTAGAGTTCTCCTGTGAAGACGCTGGCCGTACCCCCATTGATAATCTGTGCCGCGTGGTAGAAGCCGCCATCAACGCCGGTGCCACTACCATTAATATCCCTGATACCGTTGGCTACACCACGCCCAACCAGTTCGGCGGCATCATCACTACGCTGTACGACCGCGTGCCTAATATTGATAAGGCAATTATCTCTGTCCACTGCCACGACGATTTGGGCATGGCCGTGGGTAACTCTATCGCAGCCGTCCAGGCCGGTGCCCGCCAGGTAGAAGGCACCTTGAACGGCATCGGCGAACGTGCCGGTAACTGTTCACTGGAAGAAGTGATCATGGCCATCAAGGTCCGTCAGGACTTTATGCAGGTGCACACCAATATCAATCATCAGGAAATCTACCGTACCAGCCAGTTGGTCAGCCAACTGTGCAATATGCCCATCCCGGCCAACAAGGCCATCGTCGGTTCCAACGCCTTCGCTCACTCTTCCGGTATCCACCAGGACGGCGTGCTGAAAAACCGCGAGAACTACGAAATCATGACCCCACAGACCATCGGTCTGAAAGATGTCCAGTTGAACCTGACCTCCCGTTCCGGCCGCGCGGCGGTAAAACACCGCATGGAAGAGATGGGCTACAAGGAGCAGGATTACAATCTGGACGTGTTGTATGCGGCTTTCCTGAAGCTGGCCGACAAGAAAGGCCAGGTGTTTGACTACGATTTGGAAGCCCTGGCATTTATCAACAAGCAGCAGGAAGAGCCTGAGCATTTCAGCCTGGAATACTTCAGCGTGCAGTCTGGCAGCAGCATTATGGCTACCGCCTCGGTCAAACTGAAATGTGGCGACGAAGAGAAGTCCGAAGCCGCCACGGGCAACGGTCCGGTCGATGCAGTTTATCAAGCCATCAACCGTATTACCGACTACCCGATTGAGCTGGTGAAATACCAACTGACCGCCAAGGGCCAGGGCCGCGACGCGCTGGGTCAGGTTGATATCGTGGTGTCTTACAATGGCCGCCGCTTCCATGGCGTGGGCCTGGCAACCGATATTGTGGAATCCTCTGCCAAGGCGATGATCCACGTATTGAATAATATCTGGCGCTCTCAGCAAGTAGAAAAAGAAAAGCAGCGCTTGCAGCAAACCAAACATCAAAATAATCAGGAAACGGTGTGA